A stretch of DNA from Methanosarcinales archaeon:
TCCTTGAGCGCCAGTTCTATCTCGTTCATGATCTCGGGCACATCAGCCACCGCGTCCTTGCTCTCTGACGTGAAAGGGATATGGGTGGATGCCACGTGCACCACGATAACTGCCGGGCCCGTGGGTAATCCGCCTCCCGGCTGGTTAATGGAATAGTTCTTCCACCTGATGTTCTCCACGGCATGGGTAATGGCACAGCCACCCTGCTGGTACATCAGGGGAACACGGTTGGCGAAGCGGAGGATGGCAACCCTGTCCTCCTTGCCTAAGGTTCCACCGTAGGCAATACCAGCCTCCACCAAGAACGGGTGGCCCGAATGGACGGAAGCAGCCCGGGTTACAGTAGCAATGAAATCGACGCTGTACTCCTTTTCCAGACCTTTATAAATAAGGGATTCTGTGATTGGGGATAAGCAGTCTGTAGGAGGTGCCATGATCTTGACCTTCTTGAAAGCACTTATGAGTTTTTTTGCCTCTTCCAGCGTGATATTATGGGGATCGCTATCAGGGTCCAGATGTGCAGCCTTGCAGATCTCTTCTGCCGTGTGCAGGCCGATCTTTGAGAAGCTGTAGCGCAAAAACGGTGCCAGTTTTTGCCTGTCAGTATAGCGCAGCATCTTTATAAGCGTGCCAAGTTCGATACCTTCAGGATGGGGGAGGATCTCCTGCGCAGGTTCAGGTAGTGAATCTGTAACCCTGTCAAACACTATGCTGTTGCCATCGGGTTCCACAAGGGTGAGCCTGGCATGGGTATTGACAATGGAGGTACTTTTCAGATATTCCACCACGCTCTGGCGTCGGCCTTTGATGTATGCTGCTTTCATTTCCATTTCTATCCTGGTGCCCCTGGGTCTGTCCCATTCCACCTCTTTTTCTTCCAGGATCTCGGGCTCGTTGGTACTGGTGTTGATCACCAGTTTATAGAAATGAGCAGGTTTGTCCCTGTCGATCTTGGATATGATCCTGGCGGGTTTGCCTGTTGTAAGCTGGCT
This window harbors:
- a CDS encoding DNA topoisomerase VI subunit B; the protein is MAAPIAEELAKKQRAISIAEFFEKNRQILGFDSGPRSLLTAVKEAVDNALDACEEASILPDILVSIEDAGGDNVTLIVEDNGPGIVKEQIPKTFAKLLYGSRFYAIKQSRGQQGIGISAAVLYSQLTTGKPARIISKIDRDKPAHFYKLVINTSTNEPEILEEKEVEWDRPRGTRIEMEMKAAYIKGRRQSVVEYLKSTSIVNTHARLTLVEPDGNSIVFDRVTDSLPEPAQEILPHPEGIELGTLIKMLRYTDRQKLAPFLRYSFSKIGLHTAEEICKAAHLDPDSDPHNITLEEAKKLISAFKKVKIMAPPTDCLSPITESLIYKGLEKEYSVDFIATVTRAASVHSGHPFLVEAGIAYGGTLGKEDRVAILRFANRVPLMYQQGGCAITHAVENIRWKNYSINQPGGGLPTGPAVIVVHVASTHIPFTSESKDAVADVPEIMNEIELALKDAARKLKIYLSKQVNLSKRREKEEIIKKLLPRIAEKVSQVVEKPTPDITPIVAKIMGNLLVYRIISKNGDGYLVDILIKNYSSANMTINLHDTHQYPIRDADPEPKVISLGKDTDYIWKLDVRSSSNLTIRYHLPFVSEDEANSLPSLIVEGVDEALVNGARAVRGYVD